Proteins co-encoded in one Candida albicans SC5314 chromosome 3, complete sequence genomic window:
- a CDS encoding Mg-dependent acid phosphatase (Ortholog(s) have acid phosphatase activity, protein tyrosine phosphatase activity, metal-dependent activity and cytosol, nucleus localization) — protein MTLARYPKAVVFDLDYTLWPCWCDTHIMTPLKSVSPTTVVDRYDFQLSFYKDVESIIRELVENDVKIIAASRTATPHIAKQLLSMLHIQGRPAIEYFHSLQWGTGSKTKHIKAAAKNLKMTTELTDGEFILFDDEWRNRDVESINCHFAHVPDESVGLTRHIFVQELRQWNKRNL, from the coding sequence ATCTAGACTATACTTTATGGCCATGTTGGTGCGACACTCACATTATGACTCCGTTGAAATCGGTCTCGCCAACAACTGTCGTTGATCGTTACGATTTCCAGCTATCATTTTATAAAGATGTCGAATCAATTATTCGGGAACTAGTTGAAAATGATGTGAAGATTATAGCTGCTAGTAGAACTGCAACACCCCATATTGCTAAGCAGCTATTGTCAATGTTGCATATTCAGGGAAGGCCAGCAATCGAGTACTTTCATAGTTTACAATGGGGCACGGGATCAAAGACAAAGCATATCAAAGCAGCAGCgaaaaatctaaaaatgACAACAGAGTTAACAGACGGTgaattcattttatttgacGACGAATGGAGAAATAGAGATGTCGAGTCGATCAATTGTCATTTTGCTCATGTTCCCGATGAATCAGTAGGTTTAACACGACACATTTTTGTTCAAGAATTGAGACAATGGAACAAACGGAATTTATAG
- the SAP9 gene encoding aspartyl protease (Secreted aspartyl protease; roles in adhesion, cell surface integrity; induced by antifungal drugs, stationary phase, or in white-phase cells; farnesol-downregulated in biofilm; autocatalytic processing; GPI-anchor; Spider biofilm induced), translating into MRLNSVALLSLVATALAAKAPFKIDFEVRRGESKDDLSPEDDSNPRFVKRDGSLDMTLTNKQTFYMATLKIGSNEDENRVLVDTGSSDLWVMSHDLKCVSAPNSKRNERSFGHGTGVKLNERELMQKRKNLYQPSRTIETDEEKEASEKIHNKLFGFGSIYSTVYITEGPGAYSTFSPFVGTEGGSGGSGGSNTCTSYGSFNTENSDTFKKNNTNDFEIQYADDTSAIGIWGYDDVTISNVTVKDLSFAIANETSSDVGVLGIGLPGLEVTTQYGYTYQNLPLKLKADGIIAKSLYSLYLNTADAKAGSILFGAIDHAKYQGDLVTVKMMRTYSQISYPVRIQVPVSKIDVESSSGSTTNILSSTTGVVLDTGSTLSYVFSDTLQSLGKALNGQYSNSVGAYVVNCNLADSSRTVDIEFGGNKTIKVPISDLVLQASKSTCILGVMQQSSSSSYMLFGDNILRSAYIVYDLDDYEVSLAQVSYTNKESIEVIGASGITNSSGSGTTSSSGTSTSTSTRHSAGSIISKPVYGLLLSLLISCYVLV; encoded by the coding sequence ATGAGACTCAATTCTGTTGCGTTATTATCGCTAGTAGCAACAGCACTTGCTGCTAAGGCACCTTTCAAAATCGACTTTGAAGTGCGTCGTGGGGAGTCCAAAGATGATTTATCCCCTGAAGATGATTCCAATCCTCGATTTGTTAAAAGGGATGGTTCATTGGACATGACTTTAACCAACAAACAGACTTTTTATATGGCCACGTTGAAAATTGGATCTAATGAAGACGAAAATAGAGTGTTGGTAGATACCGGGTCTTCAGATTTGTGGGTTATGTCCCACGATTTAAAATGTGTTAGTGCCCCAAATTCTAAACGTAACGAACGATCTTTCGGTCATGGAACTGGTGTTAAACTAAATGAAAGAGAATTAATGCAGAAGAGAAAGAATTTATATCAACCATCAAGAACCATAGAAACCGACGAGGAAAAAGAAGCACTGGAGAAGATTCACAACAAACTATTTGGCTTTGGCAGTATTTACTCCACAGTTTATATCACTGAAGGTCCAGGTGCATACTCAACGTTCTCCCCATTCGTAGGAACTGAGGGTGGTTCTGGTGGCAGTGGTGGTTCCAATACCTGTACATCCTATGGTTCATTCAATACCGAAAACTCAGAcacatttaaaaaaaacaacactaatgattttgaaattcaatatGCTGATGATACCAGTGCCATTGGTATTTGGGGGTACGATGATGTTACCATAAGCAACGTGACTGTCAAAGACCTTTCCTTTGCAATTGCAAACGAAACATCCTCTGATGTTGGTGTTTTGGGTATTGGTTTGCCTGGATTAGAGGTCACTACACAATACGGTTACACCTACCAGAACTTGCCTCTTAAATTGAAAGCAGATGGAATTATTGCAAAGTCCCTTTATTCCTTATATCTCAATACTGCCGATGCTAAAGCCGGAtctattttatttggtGCTATTGATCATGCTAAATATCAAGGTGACTTGGTGACTGTTAAAATGATGAGAACGTATTCACAAATTAGCTACCCAGTGAGAATACAAGTCCCAGTATCTAAAATTGACGTTGAAAGCAGCAGCGGCAGTACTACCAACATTTTGTCAAGTACCACGGGTGTTGTTTTGGATACCGGTTCAACTTTATCGTATGTTTTCAGCGACACTTTGCAGCTGTTGGGAAAAGCTTTAAATGGTCAATACTCGAATTCAGTTGGCGCTTACGTAGTCAACTGTAACTTGGCCGACTCCAGCAGAACAGTCGACATAGAATTTGGTGGTAACAAAACCATTAAAGTCCCAATTTCTGATTTGGTTTTGCAAGCTAGTAAATCAACATGTATTTTGGGTGTTATGCAACAATCGTCAAGCTCGTCGTACATGTTGTTTGGAGACAATATCTTGAGAAGTGCTTACATTGTTTATGATCTTGACGACTATGAAGTAAGTTTAGCTCAAGTGTCTTATACCAACAAGGAATCGATTGAAGTCATTGGTGCTAGTGGTATCACTAACAGTTCGGGTTCAGGAACAACATCTTCATCTGGCACCTCTACCAGTACCAGCACACGTCATTCAGCTGGAAGTATAATTTCAAAGCCTGTGTATGGGTTGTTGCTTTCGCTTTTGATATCCTGTTATGTTTTGGTTTAA
- the PEP8 gene encoding retromer subunit (Protein similar to S. cerevisiae Pep8p, which is involved in retrograde transport; transposon mutation affects filamentous growth), translating into MSIFFKAPLDIEIRLDNEDTRKHVEVKTPQGRVEKLPIYKDGESVKGVVTLRTKEGRKLEHLGVRVQLLGSIETNTDGISSSEFLTLATELAAPAQLSHPESYPFEFKNVEKQYESYRGKNVRLRYYIKVTVLRKSSSEIIREKELWVYHYTTAVPKPVTGLSSSSTADSKLGAKKANEDTLQKPATPSSNDDASANTSKGSTISKRNESHSVKMDVGIENCLHIEFEYSRSRFSLTDAIIGKIYFLLVRLKIKHMELSLIRRETVGAPPNQVTDSETVVRFEIMDGAPVKGETIPIRLFLSGFDLVPTYRDVNKKFSTRTYLSLVLIDEDARRYFKQSEIILYRDQ; encoded by the coding sequence ATGTCGATATTTTTTAAGGCGCCATtagatattgaaattaggTTAGATAATGAGGATACTCGGAAGCACGTTGAAGTGAAAACTCCGCAAGGAAGAGTTGAAAAGCTCCCTATTTACAAGGATGGTGAATCAGTGAAAGGTGTGGTTACGTTACGTACtaaggaaggaaggaaaTTGGAACATCTTGGTGTTAGAGTGCAATTGTTAGGGTCCATCGAAACTAATACTGATGGAATACTGTCGTCGGAATTTTTAACATTAGCCACGGAACTAGCCGCTCCAGCACAATTGTCGCATCCTGAATCATATCCTTTTGAATTTAAGAATGTCGAGAAACAGTATGAAAGTTATCGTGGCAAGAATGTCAGACTAAGATACTACATTAAAGTAACAGTGTTGAGAAAGTCGTCTTCGGAGATAATTAGGGAAAAGGAATTGTGGGTCTATCATTACACCACAGCAGTTCCCAAACCGGTAACCGGATTGAGCAGTAGCTCTACAGCCGATTCAAAATTGGGTGCTAAGAAAGCCAATGAAGATACTTTACAAAAGCCTGCTACGCCATCCAGTAATGATGATGCCAGTGCTAATACTAGTAAGGGAAGTACTATATCAAAAAGGAATGAATCCCACAGTGTGAAAATGGACGTAGGGATTGAGAATTGTTTGCACATTGAGTTTGAGTATTCACGGTCCAGGTTTTCCCTTACAGATGCCATAATAGGtaaaatatatttcttATTGGTGAGATTGAAAATCAAGCATATGGAATTGTCGTTGATCAGAAGAGAGACTGTGGGAGCACCACCTAATCAAGTGACAGACAGCGAAACAGTAGTCAGATTTGAAATCATGGACGGTGCGCCGGTCAAAGGCGAGACAATACCGATTCGTTTATTTTTAAGTGGGTTTGATTTGGTGCCAACTTATAGAGACGTCAATAAGAAATTCTCAACAAGAACTTATCTTTCACTTGTgttaattgatgaagatgcCAGAAgatatttcaaacaaaGTGAAATCATTCTTTATCGAGATCAGTAG